The following proteins are co-located in the Panthera tigris isolate Pti1 chromosome F2, P.tigris_Pti1_mat1.1, whole genome shotgun sequence genome:
- the AARD gene encoding LOW QUALITY PROTEIN: alanine and arginine-rich domain-containing protein (The sequence of the model RefSeq protein was modified relative to this genomic sequence to represent the inferred CDS: inserted 3 bases in 2 codons; deleted 1 base in 1 codon; substituted 2 bases at 2 genomic stop codons): protein MGPGDSGSRREATSRGPHGDPVSVGLWPRGPCPTRGSPGGSKRTDGQEEASVAPMPLPEDLRRRLAGAFQLAVPRGGSRRPPAEAEAEAQEEQRXPSVXSARAGLQAELLEMHFQNHQLARTFLDLNTKMSQLKKXYELXIVSESQSPEENVVTLKEEYAHLKV, encoded by the exons ATGGGCCCCGGGGACTCCGGCAGCCGCAGAGAAGCGACTTCCCGGGGACCCCACGGAGACCCAGTCAGTGTTGGGCTTTGGCCCCGAGGCCCTTGCCCGACGCGCGGCTCCCCCGGGGGCAGCAAGCGCACGGACGGCCAGGAGGAGGCCTCCGTCGCCCCCATGCCG CTGCCGGAAGACCTCAGGCGGCGGCTGGCGGGCGCCTTCCAGCTGGCTGTGCCGCGAGGGGGCTCCCGGCGCCCCCCGGCGGAGGCGGAAGCGGAGgcgcaggaggagcagag cccGAGCGTCTAGAGCGCCCGGGCCGGGCTGCAAGCCGAGCTG cTGGAAATGCATTTCCAAAACCACCAGCTGGCCAGAACTTTCCTGGATTTAAACACGAAAATGTCGCAGTTGAAAA GGTATGAACTGTAAATTGTATCCGAATCTCAAAGCCCTGAGGAGAACGTTGTGACTCTGAAAGAAGAATATGCACACTTGAAGGTCTGA